From a single Bacteroidota bacterium genomic region:
- a CDS encoding M2 family metallopeptidase — MALTANNDKTTTGNGNITADSTGKGNAKAQAFLDSYTKEFQALYYASSQAEWESNTHIVEGDSTNAVRTKAANEAFADFTGSEENINKTKKFLKKTDLSPIQKRQLDGILYSAANNPAIVKDVVKNRIKAETEQTEKLFGFNFMLDGKKVSTNDIDKILGEETNLKKRRMAWEASKEVGKGLKPGLVNLRGLRNETVKALGYDDYFSYQVSDYGMTRQEMMDLMHGLIRDIWPLYRELHTWARYELAKKYKVVDVPDLIPADWLPNRWGQDWSSLVDVEGVDLDAALKDKSAEWLVKTAEEFYVSLGFEKLPPVFWEKSSLYPAPKDAGYQKNNHASAWHLDLERDVRSLMSVLPNTEWYETTHHELGHIYYYLTYTNKDVPALLRKGANRGFHEAIGSLLGLAAMQKPYMEHLKLIPADTKTDEQKTLLKEALNYIVFMPFGAGVMTDFEHDLYAGNLPEAEFNKRWWELAAKYQGMAPPTTRGEEYCDAASKTHINDDAAQYYDYAMSYVLLFQFHDHIAKNILHQDPHATNYHGNQEVGKFLKDLLYPGGSRDWRELLKEKLGAEMSAKAMLDYFNPLMDFLKKENEGRKYTLPETI, encoded by the coding sequence ATGGCGCTCACAGCCAACAATGACAAAACCACCACCGGAAACGGCAACATCACGGCCGATTCGACGGGCAAAGGCAATGCAAAGGCACAGGCTTTTCTCGACAGCTACACCAAGGAATTTCAGGCACTTTACTACGCAAGTTCCCAAGCCGAATGGGAAAGCAATACCCATATCGTCGAGGGCGACAGCACCAATGCCGTGCGTACCAAGGCCGCCAACGAGGCCTTTGCGGATTTCACCGGTAGCGAAGAAAACATCAACAAAACCAAGAAATTCCTCAAGAAAACCGATCTGAGCCCGATCCAAAAGCGACAGTTGGATGGCATTCTCTACAGCGCAGCCAACAATCCCGCGATTGTCAAGGACGTGGTCAAAAACAGGATCAAAGCTGAAACAGAACAGACCGAGAAGCTGTTTGGCTTCAATTTTATGCTGGATGGCAAAAAGGTTTCGACCAACGACATCGACAAGATTCTGGGAGAGGAAACCAACTTGAAGAAGCGCAGAATGGCTTGGGAAGCAAGCAAGGAAGTCGGCAAAGGCTTGAAGCCCGGCTTGGTCAATCTTCGCGGCCTGCGCAATGAAACGGTCAAAGCCTTGGGTTACGACGACTATTTCAGCTATCAGGTGAGCGACTACGGCATGACCCGTCAGGAAATGATGGACCTGATGCACGGATTGATCCGCGACATTTGGCCACTCTACCGCGAACTGCATACTTGGGCACGCTACGAATTGGCCAAGAAATACAAAGTGGTGGATGTTCCGGATCTGATTCCTGCGGATTGGCTTCCGAATCGTTGGGGGCAGGATTGGTCATCGTTGGTGGATGTCGAAGGTGTGGACCTTGACGCAGCACTCAAAGACAAAAGCGCGGAGTGGCTTGTCAAGACCGCGGAGGAATTTTACGTGAGCCTTGGTTTTGAAAAGCTTCCACCTGTATTCTGGGAAAAGTCCAGCCTCTACCCTGCTCCAAAGGATGCCGGCTACCAAAAAAACAACCATGCAAGTGCTTGGCACCTGGACTTGGAGCGCGACGTGCGCAGCCTGATGAGTGTGCTTCCCAATACCGAATGGTATGAGACGACCCACCACGAATTGGGACACATCTATTATTACCTCACGTACACCAACAAGGATGTGCCCGCGCTCCTGCGCAAAGGTGCAAACCGTGGCTTCCACGAGGCCATCGGCAGCTTGCTGGGGCTGGCAGCCATGCAAAAACCCTATATGGAGCACCTGAAGCTGATTCCAGCCGACACCAAAACCGACGAACAAAAGACCTTGCTGAAAGAAGCCCTGAATTACATCGTATTCATGCCGTTTGGCGCGGGCGTCATGACCGATTTCGAGCATGATCTCTACGCCGGCAATCTCCCTGAAGCCGAATTCAACAAAAGATGGTGGGAATTGGCCGCGAAATATCAAGGAATGGCCCCGCCGACGACCAGGGGCGAGGAGTACTGTGATGCCGCGTCCAAAACGCATATCAACGACGACGCCGCGCAGTACTACGATTATGCGATGAGCTACGTGCTGTTGTTCCAATTCCACGACCACATCGCCAAAAACATCCTTCATCAGGATCCACACGCGACCAATTACCATGGAAATCAAGAAGTTGGAAAATTCTTGAAGGACTTGCTTTACCCAGGTGGAAGCCGTGATTGGCGGGAATTGCTCAAGGAAAAACTCGGTGCCGAAATGAGTGCCAAGGCGATGCTCGACTACTTCAATCCGCTAATGGATTTCCTGAAAAAGGAAAATGAAGGCCGGAAATACACGCTGCCGGAAACGATTTGA
- a CDS encoding sigma-70 family RNA polymerase sigma factor: MGIFGGHNEEERMVRGCVKGQPQHQEALYNLYYRKMFGVCLRYAPDRETAEDILQDGFVKVFKNIGSYEGKGSLEGWIRRVVVNTALEFLRKKSSMYPVVDIQQAANTDGGWDIVSSMSEQEILRMVQALPVGYRTVFNLYAIEGYSHKEIAERLNITEGTSKSQLARARQTLQENIHVSTRENYGAAR; encoded by the coding sequence ATGGGAATATTCGGGGGACATAATGAAGAGGAGCGAATGGTGCGTGGTTGTGTCAAGGGGCAACCACAACATCAGGAGGCACTCTACAATCTGTACTACCGGAAAATGTTTGGCGTTTGTTTGCGCTATGCACCCGACCGGGAAACCGCCGAAGACATTTTGCAAGACGGCTTTGTCAAAGTGTTTAAAAACATCGGCAGTTACGAAGGGAAAGGTTCTTTGGAAGGTTGGATCAGAAGGGTTGTCGTCAACACTGCCCTTGAATTCCTGCGCAAAAAGTCTTCGATGTACCCCGTCGTAGACATTCAGCAGGCAGCCAATACCGATGGCGGATGGGACATTGTTTCGTCCATGTCGGAGCAGGAAATCCTGCGCATGGTACAGGCGTTGCCGGTCGGCTACCGCACTGTTTTCAACCTTTATGCAATCGAAGGCTACTCCCACAAGGAAATTGCCGAGCGCTTGAACATCACGGAAGGAACTTCAAAATCACAGCTTGCCAGGGCAAGACAAACCCTGCAGGAGAACATCCACGTTTCGACACGCGAGAATTATGGAGCAGCACGATAA
- a CDS encoding OmpA family protein: MKKHALLFALLLGTCLQVAAQTPKDTLNLRDKHFMRQAAYEANQESFAPPRRNNSALGVQFGTAMISGDIRPELGFGFGLNLRKAISHVISLRMSASMGTAKGQNWRANGGFARNSALNGAVDSAANYTTNAYPYVYYNHKTKYYDLGLQGIFNIGNISFHNKDPKVSLYAFAGVGAMLYNTHVNALDANGSTYDYSGINGTQNLSDRKDILSNLNNLIDDSYETAAESHPHKPGLNENTLAVVGHVGLGLEFKLSRRLSLSLEHRVTWSGDDLLDGHRWEETLTLTANGDYLQNTTIGFNFRLGKGQESYWFQNPLSSIYNDVRDLKRFNKSGDKDSDNDGVVDSRDKEPGTPEGVLVDGQGRAVDSDGDAIQDFRDKEPFSPKGSEVDRNGIAIDSDNDGVIDFYDDEPGSAAGGQSDANGKAIAVQAAPTEAVGGSYFGMINFDLNSSDVKQEYYPVIFQVAKYLNENPTKTIVVVGNADNRGKSDANTELSKARATNVAKVLNTNLGIAPERIKIDYKGSDEQLVKNLPADYKDPKLEALQFLNRRVEFRVIE; this comes from the coding sequence ATGAAAAAACACGCTCTACTTTTTGCTCTTTTACTTGGGACTTGCTTGCAGGTCGCTGCCCAGACTCCGAAAGATACACTTAACCTTCGGGACAAACATTTCATGCGCCAAGCTGCGTATGAAGCCAATCAAGAATCATTTGCTCCACCACGCAGGAACAACTCTGCCCTTGGTGTCCAATTTGGCACGGCGATGATCTCTGGCGACATACGTCCAGAACTCGGCTTTGGTTTTGGCCTGAACCTGCGCAAAGCAATCAGCCATGTCATTTCCTTGCGCATGTCTGCAAGTATGGGTACAGCAAAAGGTCAAAACTGGCGCGCCAACGGCGGTTTTGCCCGCAACTCAGCCTTGAATGGTGCTGTAGACTCAGCGGCAAATTATACCACCAATGCCTATCCCTACGTTTATTACAATCACAAAACCAAGTACTACGACTTGGGATTGCAAGGAATCTTCAACATTGGAAACATCAGTTTCCACAACAAAGACCCCAAAGTGAGCTTGTATGCCTTTGCCGGTGTGGGGGCAATGCTTTACAATACACATGTCAATGCCTTGGATGCCAATGGCTCTACCTATGATTACAGCGGTATCAACGGTACGCAAAATTTGAGTGACCGCAAGGACATCCTGAGCAACCTCAACAACTTGATCGACGATTCCTACGAGACAGCGGCTGAATCCCATCCTCACAAACCTGGACTCAACGAGAATACCCTGGCTGTGGTTGGCCATGTCGGTTTGGGCTTGGAATTCAAACTCTCCCGCAGGTTGAGCTTGAGCTTGGAGCACCGCGTGACCTGGAGCGGCGATGACCTCTTGGACGGTCACCGCTGGGAAGAGACCCTGACCTTGACCGCCAACGGCGACTATTTGCAAAACACGACGATCGGATTCAATTTCCGCCTCGGAAAAGGTCAGGAAAGCTACTGGTTCCAGAATCCGCTTTCTTCGATTTACAATGATGTCCGTGACCTGAAGCGTTTCAACAAATCGGGTGACAAGGACAGCGACAACGACGGCGTGGTGGATTCCCGCGACAAAGAGCCAGGCACACCTGAGGGCGTACTGGTTGATGGCCAAGGCCGTGCGGTAGATTCCGACGGTGATGCTATTCAAGACTTCCGCGACAAGGAGCCATTTTCACCTAAAGGTTCTGAAGTGGATCGCAATGGCATTGCCATCGACAGCGACAACGACGGCGTGATCGACTTCTACGACGACGAGCCGGGCAGTGCTGCAGGTGGCCAAAGCGATGCAAACGGCAAAGCCATTGCTGTGCAGGCTGCTCCAACCGAAGCCGTCGGCGGAAGCTACTTCGGCATGATCAACTTTGATTTGAACAGCTCCGATGTCAAGCAGGAATACTATCCGGTGATCTTCCAAGTCGCCAAATACCTCAACGAAAACCCCACCAAAACCATCGTCGTCGTCGGCAACGCCGACAACCGTGGCAAGTCCGACGCCAACACCGAGCTGTCCAAGGCCCGCGCCACCAACGTGGCCAAGGTCCTGAACACCAACCTTGGTATCGCTCCTGAACGTATCAAAATCGACTACAAAGGTTCCGACGAGCAATTGGTCAAAAACCTGCCCGCCGACTACAAGGATCCAAAACTCGAAGCGCTTCAGTTCTTGAACAGAAGGGTTGAGTTCCGTGTGATTGAATAA
- a CDS encoding hotdog fold thioesterase has translation MWYRAYSLEEISHINNIHMLAHVGLELTEIGPDFLKGRMPVDHRTTQTFGLFHGGASVVLAESIGSIAANMVVNPATHYAVGLEVNCNHLSSARSGWVTGIAKPIRIGRTTQVWEIRMSGDNGELTAISRLTMAVLQR, from the coding sequence ATGTGGTACCGCGCCTATTCTCTCGAGGAAATCTCACACATCAATAACATTCACATGTTGGCCCACGTGGGTCTTGAGCTCACGGAAATCGGCCCTGATTTTCTGAAAGGCCGGATGCCGGTCGATCACAGGACGACGCAAACCTTCGGGCTGTTTCATGGTGGCGCGAGCGTGGTGTTGGCCGAATCGATTGGAAGTATTGCTGCCAACATGGTCGTCAACCCTGCCACACATTACGCGGTCGGCTTGGAAGTCAATTGCAATCACCTGAGTTCGGCGCGCAGCGGATGGGTCACGGGAATCGCGAAACCCATTCGCATCGGGCGCACCACACAGGTCTGGGAAATCAGAATGTCGGGCGACAATGGCGAACTCACCGCGATTTCGCGGTTGACGATGGCTGTATTGCAGCGCTGA
- a CDS encoding tetratricopeptide repeat protein, with protein sequence MSFWWKYFLVGLFCLGSGWLPAQDMTARDYFLMGTAKYRCKACNQAVEDFTKAIELNKEYAEAFYGRSLAYTCAKNYPAAITDIDRAIQLSPNQVLYREGKARIKLADGKNVEARVEFEKALRMDSLCWQAWYGIAQVHDNLDSTRLSRKAYEKAVTLNPDFPMAYLGVAETKIKLGDYEGAMPNLIIAAEMAPEYARVYELLSLAKLRRGNFKEAIEDATKATSLDAKNKEAYKHRADSYLAQENYMLADADYTTVLSLDKRDGDAFYRRGICNEKLGDANAAKKFYGKAVKRDKVLKEAYSNRAAIWEQLGKPKKALPDLNQALLLDKNNLSLRLRRGFLLLQLLQIQAASDDFVAATYIDPTSGVAFYGLGLARYQNGNSNDACDAWKTAKKLNEPRAAEELSKYCND encoded by the coding sequence GTGAGTTTTTGGTGGAAATACTTCCTTGTTGGGCTTTTTTGCCTCGGGAGCGGATGGTTGCCTGCACAGGACATGACCGCGAGGGACTATTTCCTGATGGGAACCGCCAAATACCGTTGCAAGGCTTGTAATCAAGCCGTTGAGGATTTCACCAAAGCCATTGAACTGAACAAGGAGTATGCAGAAGCCTTCTATGGCCGCAGTCTTGCCTACACCTGTGCCAAAAACTATCCGGCAGCGATCACCGACATCGACCGGGCGATTCAACTCTCACCCAACCAAGTGCTTTACCGGGAAGGCAAGGCAAGAATCAAACTCGCCGACGGCAAAAATGTAGAAGCACGGGTAGAATTTGAAAAGGCCCTTCGAATGGATAGCCTTTGTTGGCAGGCATGGTATGGCATCGCGCAGGTACACGACAATTTGGATTCGACGCGGCTCTCCCGCAAAGCTTATGAAAAGGCCGTGACGCTGAATCCGGATTTTCCGATGGCCTACCTTGGGGTCGCGGAAACAAAAATCAAGCTCGGTGACTACGAAGGCGCGATGCCCAACCTGATCATCGCCGCAGAAATGGCCCCCGAATATGCCAGAGTCTATGAACTGCTCAGCCTTGCCAAACTGCGTCGTGGGAACTTCAAGGAAGCGATCGAGGATGCGACCAAAGCTACAAGCCTGGATGCCAAGAATAAGGAAGCTTATAAGCACCGTGCGGATAGTTATCTGGCACAGGAAAATTATATGTTGGCAGACGCCGACTACACAACCGTACTTTCTTTAGACAAACGAGATGGTGATGCTTTTTATCGTCGGGGCATCTGCAACGAAAAACTGGGTGATGCCAACGCCGCCAAAAAATTCTATGGCAAGGCCGTCAAGCGCGACAAGGTACTGAAGGAGGCTTACAGCAACCGGGCCGCGATCTGGGAGCAGCTTGGAAAACCTAAAAAGGCCTTGCCGGATTTGAATCAGGCATTGTTATTGGACAAAAACAACCTCTCTTTGCGGCTGCGCCGCGGGTTTCTTTTGCTTCAGTTGCTTCAAATCCAAGCTGCATCCGATGATTTTGTCGCTGCGACCTATATCGACCCCACCTCGGGGGTGGCATTTTACGGTTTGGGGCTTGCTCGGTATCAAAATGGGAATTCGAATGATGCTTGTGATGCTTGGAAGACTGCAAAAAAACTTAACGAACCTCGTGCTGCTGAGGAACTTTCCAAATATTGCAATGATTAA
- a CDS encoding SDR family NAD(P)-dependent oxidoreductase, protein MRRITMITGATAGIGEACAWKFAGQKHDLILTGRRADRLEALADEIRKSEGVEVQTLVFDVRERAAVQAAWESLSEEWRKVAILVNNAGLALGREPLHEGNVDEWDTMIDTNVKGLLYVTKMVLPEMVAARSGHIINMGSVAGREVYPNGNVYCASKFAVEGLSRALRLDVAPFNIKVTTISPGAVETEFSVVRFGGDETKAAAVYEGITPLTGPDIAEMVWFAASQPAHICINDINLTCTAQANVSTMIRNAGM, encoded by the coding sequence ATGAGACGTATCACGATGATCACAGGCGCGACGGCGGGTATTGGCGAGGCCTGCGCATGGAAATTTGCCGGACAAAAGCATGATTTGATTTTGACGGGAAGGCGTGCCGACCGTTTGGAAGCCTTGGCGGATGAGATTCGCAAATCCGAAGGTGTCGAAGTCCAAACCCTGGTTTTTGACGTTCGCGAGCGTGCGGCCGTGCAGGCGGCTTGGGAGAGCCTTTCGGAGGAATGGCGCAAAGTGGCCATCCTCGTCAACAATGCCGGCCTTGCTTTGGGCCGCGAACCGCTGCATGAAGGCAACGTCGACGAATGGGATACGATGATCGATACCAACGTCAAGGGCTTGCTCTACGTGACCAAAATGGTGCTGCCCGAAATGGTGGCCGCCCGTTCGGGGCATATCATCAACATGGGTTCCGTGGCCGGTCGTGAGGTTTATCCGAATGGCAATGTCTACTGTGCGAGCAAATTTGCGGTCGAAGGCCTGAGCCGTGCGTTGCGTTTGGACGTGGCACCCTTCAATATCAAAGTCACCACGATCAGTCCCGGTGCAGTGGAAACGGAATTTTCCGTGGTGCGGTTTGGCGGAGATGAAACGAAGGCAGCAGCTGTCTACGAAGGCATTACGCCCCTAACCGGGCCCGACATCGCCGAAATGGTTTGGTTTGCAGCGAGTCAGCCTGCGCACATCTGCATCAACGACATCAACCTGACGTGCACCGCCCAAGCCAATGTGAGCACGATGATCCGCAACGCTGGGATGTAA
- a CDS encoding YqgE/AlgH family protein yields the protein MKTPTKGNILLSEPFLQDPNFARSVVLLTEHNEEGSIGFILNKPIIYKINEIIEDFPEFDAPVYMGGPVQRDSLHFIHRIEALADDGDEIAPGVYWGGDFEKLKRMIRLGIVVPHDIRFFVGYSGWGPQQLEGEMEMKSWIVSSRSDKFAFADRSEALWGEILQAMGGKYKAMAHYPVDPSLN from the coding sequence ATGAAAACGCCAACCAAGGGAAACATCTTGCTTTCGGAGCCGTTTTTGCAGGATCCGAACTTTGCCCGTTCCGTCGTGTTGCTCACCGAGCACAATGAAGAAGGGTCGATCGGGTTCATTCTCAACAAACCGATCATCTACAAAATCAACGAAATTATTGAAGATTTCCCTGAATTTGACGCGCCCGTGTACATGGGCGGGCCGGTGCAACGCGACTCCTTGCACTTTATTCATCGTATCGAGGCCTTGGCCGACGATGGCGACGAGATTGCGCCCGGTGTCTATTGGGGCGGCGACTTCGAAAAACTGAAGCGGATGATCCGCCTCGGAATTGTGGTTCCTCACGACATCCGCTTTTTTGTCGGCTATTCAGGTTGGGGACCGCAGCAATTGGAAGGCGAAATGGAGATGAAATCGTGGATCGTCAGCAGTCGCAGCGACAAATTTGCCTTCGCCGACCGCTCCGAAGCCCTCTGGGGCGAAATCCTGCAAGCCATGGGCGGCAAATACAAAGCCATGGCGCATTATCCGGTTGACCCTTCACTCAATTAG
- a CDS encoding VanZ family protein yields the protein MNPRFRMFLKTLPAIVWMGMIFSLSNQPGGGSGALSRLIMSYLAKFGIDFQAWFGEHAVWVLRKCAHFTEYMILFFLLMLAFSVRWERKTARWWALLGTFLYAASDEFHQLFIPGRVGDVFDVMIDTSGGLFGLVLISLWWWMRSSKKETGIQA from the coding sequence ATGAATCCACGCTTTCGCATGTTTCTCAAAACCCTGCCGGCAATTGTCTGGATGGGCATGATTTTCAGCCTCTCCAATCAGCCGGGCGGCGGATCGGGCGCATTGAGCCGCTTGATCATGAGCTATTTGGCAAAATTCGGCATCGATTTTCAAGCTTGGTTTGGTGAGCATGCCGTTTGGGTGCTGCGCAAATGCGCCCATTTCACCGAGTACATGATCCTCTTTTTCCTGCTGATGCTGGCATTTTCCGTCAGATGGGAAAGGAAAACAGCACGTTGGTGGGCCTTGTTGGGGACATTTCTCTATGCTGCCTCCGACGAATTCCATCAATTGTTCATTCCCGGTCGGGTGGGCGATGTCTTTGACGTGATGATTGACACATCCGGCGGACTTTTTGGCTTGGTTTTGATTTCACTGTGGTGGTGGATGCGTTCTTCCAAAAAGGAAACCGGGATTCAGGCTTGA
- a CDS encoding SOS response-associated peptidase — translation MCGRYSLKMPLLQVATELGLDHPEFILEPRYNIAPTQRLPVVTGESPRRLQLMRWGLVPAWAKDPGIGNKLINARAETLAEKPAFRKALQMRRCLVVADGFYEWKATPYGKSPQHIHLLSNGLLTFGGLWESWRDGEGKELRTFTIITTTPNTLMAEIHDRMPVIIPPEFREKWLNPQTPQAEIDALLVPLSDGLLAADAVGNLVNSPRNEGPGLLDGPGTLF, via the coding sequence ATGTGTGGACGCTACAGTTTAAAGATGCCGTTGTTGCAGGTGGCTACCGAATTGGGACTTGACCATCCGGAATTCATCCTCGAGCCGCGCTACAACATCGCGCCGACGCAACGGTTGCCTGTTGTTACGGGCGAATCGCCCCGCCGTTTGCAGCTCATGCGCTGGGGTTTGGTGCCCGCCTGGGCCAAGGATCCGGGCATCGGCAACAAACTGATCAATGCCCGCGCCGAAACTTTGGCGGAGAAACCGGCATTCAGGAAGGCGCTACAAATGCGGCGGTGTTTGGTGGTGGCAGATGGATTCTACGAATGGAAAGCAACGCCCTACGGGAAATCCCCGCAGCATATTCACTTGCTTTCCAATGGCTTGCTTACATTCGGCGGACTCTGGGAAAGCTGGCGCGATGGCGAAGGAAAGGAGTTGCGCACATTTACCATCATCACCACGACGCCCAATACGTTGATGGCGGAGATTCACGACCGCATGCCGGTGATCATCCCGCCCGAATTCCGTGAAAAATGGCTGAATCCGCAGACGCCGCAGGCGGAAATCGATGCCCTGCTTGTCCCACTTTCGGATGGTCTGCTCGCGGCGGATGCGGTCGGAAATCTGGTCAATTCGCCGCGGAATGAAGGTCCGGGTTTGCTGGATGGGCCCGGGACGCTGTTTTGA
- a CDS encoding outer membrane beta-barrel protein has product MKKYISISAINMSKFLFLSMFLLTAMGLNAQTTNDVVTDTTEVYVGKKVITITVDSVSGKKDVQVHNSEPDKDDDDEIKPVDTEFIGIDLGLNWMLYNNSFSIPANESSFETEPLRSSQVSLHFLPTHFNMAKGKVSILTALTFENQRYQFRNNVSLLPNQPNVTTFTDSVKFKKNKLNMWYGQIPLMLCFQTKPENRGHSFHFSLGGFAGLFLGASTKQKSEERGKVIYKDDYNLNPLRYGVTARIGYGGLEVYTNYTLSNIFRDGQGPTFNNINFGIALTGTM; this is encoded by the coding sequence ATGAAAAAGTATATATCAATTTCCGCGATCAATATGTCCAAGTTCTTGTTCCTGAGCATGTTTTTGCTCACCGCGATGGGGCTCAATGCCCAGACCACCAACGATGTCGTCACCGATACGACCGAAGTCTACGTCGGAAAAAAAGTCATCACGATCACCGTTGACTCCGTATCCGGCAAAAAGGACGTGCAGGTACACAACAGTGAACCCGACAAAGACGACGACGACGAAATCAAGCCCGTCGACACGGAATTCATCGGGATCGACTTGGGCCTCAATTGGATGCTCTACAACAACAGCTTCAGCATCCCTGCGAATGAAAGCAGTTTCGAAACGGAGCCACTGCGCTCGTCACAGGTTTCTTTGCACTTCTTGCCGACCCACTTCAACATGGCCAAAGGCAAAGTGAGCATTTTGACCGCGTTGACCTTTGAAAATCAGCGCTATCAATTCCGTAACAACGTGAGCTTGTTGCCCAATCAGCCCAATGTCACCACCTTCACGGATTCGGTGAAATTCAAGAAAAACAAGCTCAACATGTGGTATGGACAGATTCCGCTGATGTTGTGCTTCCAAACCAAACCCGAAAATCGCGGACATAGCTTCCATTTTTCCTTGGGTGGATTCGCCGGATTGTTTTTGGGAGCAAGCACCAAGCAAAAAAGCGAGGAGCGCGGCAAGGTCATCTACAAAGACGACTATAATTTGAATCCGCTGCGTTATGGTGTCACCGCGCGCATCGGCTACGGTGGCCTCGAGGTGTACACCAACTACACGCTGAGCAACATTTTCCGCGACGGCCAAGGTCCGACCTTCAACAACATCAACTTCGGAATCGCCCTTACCGGAACAATGTAA
- a CDS encoding SDR family oxidoreductase: MEKTKGFALVTGASKGIGKEIARQLAAQGWSLLLVARSAHLLEAMKSELEGQYKVTVQVYAVDLAAPEAPGKILEFCQLNQLRVQILVNNAGFGVWDKFEKSSFEELEAMNALNVTALLRMCHTFIPLLKQNEKAWIMNVASLGAYQPLPNMALYGAGKAYVRSFSYALRAELRSTPISVTCLSPGSVTTDFAERAGSQQVIEANQRVTMTAEKCARIALKAMFRGKAETIPGWYNGLGAFLTKLISTQMAAKAAGRIMHKPD; encoded by the coding sequence ATGGAAAAAACAAAAGGTTTTGCGCTCGTCACGGGCGCGAGCAAGGGTATCGGCAAGGAAATCGCGCGTCAATTGGCCGCGCAGGGGTGGTCGTTGCTCCTCGTAGCGCGTTCTGCCCATTTGCTCGAAGCGATGAAATCCGAATTGGAAGGGCAATACAAAGTCACCGTCCAAGTCTATGCCGTCGATCTTGCCGCCCCCGAAGCGCCGGGCAAAATCCTCGAATTTTGTCAGCTTAATCAGTTGCGCGTTCAAATTCTGGTCAACAACGCCGGCTTTGGGGTTTGGGATAAGTTCGAAAAATCCAGTTTTGAGGAATTGGAAGCGATGAACGCATTGAATGTCACCGCCTTGTTGCGGATGTGCCATACGTTCATTCCCCTCCTGAAACAAAACGAAAAGGCCTGGATCATGAATGTCGCAAGCTTGGGTGCCTATCAACCCCTCCCGAATATGGCGCTCTATGGCGCAGGAAAGGCTTATGTGCGTTCGTTTAGCTATGCCTTGCGCGCAGAATTGCGCTCCACCCCTATTTCCGTGACTTGCCTTTCACCGGGCAGTGTGACGACGGATTTTGCCGAAAGAGCCGGTAGCCAACAAGTGATCGAAGCCAACCAACGCGTCACGATGACCGCCGAAAAATGCGCTCGCATCGCCCTCAAGGCCATGTTTCGCGGCAAAGCCGAGACCATTCCCGGTTGGTACAACGGCCTCGGAGCCTTCCTTACGAAGCTCATTTCCACCCAAATGGCAGCCAAAGCCGCAGGTCGCATCATGCACAAACCGGACTGA